Proteins from one Astatotilapia calliptera chromosome 8, fAstCal1.2, whole genome shotgun sequence genomic window:
- the LOC113028332 gene encoding annexin A4-like: MSYPGYPPQSGGYPQQAGGYPQQAGGYPPQPGAYPPQAGGYPPAAGGYPPAAGGYPPAAGGYPPAAGGFPPQAGGYPPQAGGYPPAAGGYPPQGGGYPAPAGGFPPQAGGYPAQPGAGGYPSMPPAGGGWGAAPGGYGAPGGAPQGYPGGPSPGQPMPGYPGAPATNPSMPGYGSGGPSNPQGPAMPTGYRGSIKDFPGADPLKDVEVLRKAMKGFGTDENAIIELLGNRSKKQRVPLIAAYKTTYGKDLTKDLKSELTGNFEDLVLAMLKTPAQFDASELREAIKGAGTDEACLIEILSSRSNSEIQEIARIYKAEYGKSLEDSISSDTSGHFRRLLVSLCQGNRDERPNVDISLAKQDAQKLYAAGENKVGTDESQFNAILCARSKPHLRAVFQEYQHMCGKDIEKSICGEMSGNLESGMVAVVKCIKNTPGYFAERLNKAMKGAGTKDRTLIRIMVSRSEVDMLDIRQEYLKTYGKSLYTDISGDTSGDYKKLLLKLCGGSD; this comes from the exons ATGAGCTACCCAGGATACCCTCCTCAGTCTGGAGGATACCCACAACAGGCGGGAGGCTACCCACAACAGGCGGGAGGCTACCCGCCTCAACCAGGGGCATATCCTCCCCAAGCAGGTGGCTATCCACCAGCAGCAGGTGGCTACCCTCCTGCAGCAGGTGGCTACCCCCCTGCAGCAGGTGGCTATCCACCTGCAGCAGGAGGCTTCCCCCCACAGGCAGGCGGATACCCACCCCAGGCAGGTGGTTACCCACCAGCAGCAGGGGGTTATCCACCCCAGGGGGGTGGTTACCCCGCTCCAGCTGGAGGCTTCCCTCCCCAAGCTGGTGGATACCCTGCTCAGCCTGGAGCAGGAGGTTATCCATCCATGCCTCCAGCAG GTGGAGGCTGGGGTGCAGCACCAGGTGGCTATGGAGCG CCAGGAGGAGCTCCGCAGGGATATCCAGGAGGCCCTTCCCCAGGCCAACCCATGCCAGGTTACCCAGGAGCACCTGCCACTAACCCTTCAATGCCTGGATATGGAAGTGGGGGTCCCTCCAACCCTCAGGGCCCTGCCATGCCT ACAGGGTACAGGGGTTCTATTAAAGACTTTCCAGGGGCTGATCCACTGAAGGATGTTGAAGTTCTTCGAAAGGCAATGAAGGGTTTTG GCACCGATGAAAATGCCATTATTGAACTTCTGGGAAATCGTTCAAAAAAGCAGAGGGTTCCATTGATAGCAGCTTATAAAACTACTTACGGAAAG GATTTAACCAAGGATCTGAAGTCTGAGCTAACTGGAAACTTTGAAGATCTGGTTCTTGCCATGCTGAAGACTCCAGCACAATTTGATGCATCTGAACTCAGAGAGGCTATAAAG GGTGCAGGAACTGATGAGGCTTGTCTCATTGAGATTTTGTCATCACGCTCCAATTCAGAGATTCAGGAAATTGCCAGAATCTACAAAGCTG AGTACGGGAAGAGCCTGGAGGATTCTATTAGCAGCGACACGTCTGGACACTTTCGCAGACTCCTGGTGTCTCTCTGTCAG GGAAATCGTGATGAAAGGCCAAATGTTGACATCTCTTTGGCCAAACAGGATGCTCAG AAACTGTATGCAGCAGGAGAAAATAAGGTGGGAACTGATGAGTCTCAGTTTAATGCCATCCTGTGTGCTCGCAGCAAGCCTCACCTTAGGGCAG TCTTTCAGGAGTACCAGCATATGTGCGGGAAGGACATTGAGAAGAGCATCTGCGGGGAAATGTCTGGCAATCTTGAGTCTGGCATGGTGGCTGTGG TGAAGTGCATCAAGAACACCCCCGGTTACTTTGCAGAGAGGCTCAATAAGGCCATGAAG GGAGCAGGGACAAAGGACAGAACCCTCATCCGTATCATGGTGTCCCGCTCCGAGGTAGATATGTTGGACATCAGGCAGGAGTATCTGAAGACCTACGGAAAATCACTGTACACTGATATCTCA GGTGATACCTCTGGGGATTACAAGAAGCTGCTGTTGAAGCTGTGTGGAGGTAGTGACTAA
- the LOC113028385 gene encoding zinc finger MIZ domain-containing protein 1-like has protein sequence MYSALFPALLSSWCEELGRLLLLRHQKNRQNEPPGKVPMQPPMSSMKPSLSHGDGSFPYDSVPWQQNTNQPPGSVSVVTTVWGVTNTSQSQVLGNPMANSNNPMNPGGNPMASGMSGNTPGMNSPQFPGPQQQFPNKGNSNPAYMQQGMYGRPNYPGGGGFGGNYPGGPNPGPGGMGIPPHSRPPSDFTQPAAAAAAAAVAAAAATATATATATVAALQETQNKDMNQYGPMSSSFQMGPNQAYNSQFMNQPGPRGPPSLPGNMGTGMNASNMSGPPMGMNQPRGQGMGPFGAHGQRMPQQGYAGPRAQGMVMQGIKRPYPGEPNYGGQQYGPNNQFPNQQGQYPTPNASRPLPSPNYPGPRMPGQQLQGQYPPPSGAIGQYYKQEPPFNGQTNNFSGSGYQYNQGNMNGPPRPVGNYPHSPVPGNPTPPMTPGSNIPPYLSPNQDVKPPFPPDIKPNITALPPPPASHNEELRLTFPVRDGVVLEPFRLEHNLAVSNHVFHLRPSVHQTLMWRSDLELQFKCYHHEDRQMNTNWPASVQVSVNATPLTIERGDNKTSHKPLHLKHVCQPGRNTIQITVTACCCSHLFVLQLVHRPSVRSVLQGLLKKRLLPAEHCITKGIHIHFAPLCPHCSVLVYSLHATVAHGH, from the exons ATGTACTCTGCTCTCTTTCCAGCCCTCCTCTCCTCGTGGTGTGAGGAGCTTGgacgcctcctcctcctccgtcaCCAGAAGAACAGGCAGAACGAGCCTCCAGGAAAAGTGCCCATGCAGCCCCCCATGAGTTCCATGAAGCCCAGCCTCTCACATGG AGATGGGTCTTTTCCCTATGACTCAGTTCCCTGGCAGCAAAACACCAACCAGCCTCCTGGTTCAGTGTCTGTGGTGACCACTGTGTGGGGTGTGACCAACACTTCCCAGAGCCAG GTGTTGGGGAATCCCATGGCCAACAGTAACAATCCCATGAACCCTGGTGGTAACCCTATGGCCTCGGGTATGTCTGGTAACACTCCAGGTATGAACTCTCCTCAGTTCCCCGGTCCGCAGCAGCAGTTCCCCAACAAAGGCAACTCAAACCCGGCCTATATGCAGCAGGGGATGTACGGTCGACCCAACTACCCTGGAGGAGGAGGCTTTGGTGGCAA TTACCCTGGAGGGCCGAATCCTGGACCCGGTGGAATGGGCATCCCTCCGCACTCCCGTCCTCCCTCTGACTTCACCCAGCCTGCCGCTGCTGCCGCCGCAGCTgcagttgctgctgctgctgccaccgcAACTGCCACTGCAACAGCAACTGTAGCTGCCCTGCAGGAAACCCAGAATAAGGACATGAACCAATATGGACCG aTGAGTTCCTCTTTCCAGATGGGGCCAAATCAGGCATACAACAGTCAGTTCATGAACCAGCCAGGACCCCGCGGCCCTCCATCCCTTCCTGGAAACATGGGCACAGGCATGAATGCATCCAACATGAGCGGGCCTCCAATGGGAATGAACCAACCCAGGGGCCAAGGCATGGGGCCTTTTGGGGCACACGGTCAAAGAATGCCTCAGCAAGGCTATGCAGGTCCTCGGGCTCAGGGCATGGTTATGCAAGGCATAAAAAGACCGTACCCAGGGGAG CCAAACTATGGTGGGCAGCAGTATGGACCAAACAACCAGTTCCCTAACCAGCAGGGCCAATATCCCACACCAAATGCCTCCAGGCCGCTGCCATCCCCCAACTACCCTGGCCCGAGGATGCCAGGACAGCAGCTGCAAGGCCAATACCCACCACCCAGTGGTGCCATAGGCCAGTACTATAAG CAAGAGCCACCTTTCAATGGCCAAACAAATAACTTCTCTGGGAGTGGATATCAGTACAACCAGGGAAATATGAATGGG CCTCCAAGGCCAGTGGGGAACTACCCTCACTCGCCTGTGCCAGGGAACCCTACTCCTCCAATGACACCAGGAAGTAACATCCCGCCGTACCTGTCGCCAAACCAGGATGTGAAGCCACCCTTCCCTCCTGACATTAAACCAAATATCACCGCACTCCCTCCCCCACCAG CAAGCCACAACGAGGAACTGCGTCTGACGTTCCCAGTGCGGGATGGAGTAGTCCTAGAGCCCTTCAGGCTAGAACATAACCTGGCTGTCAGCAACCACGTCTTCCATTTACGGCCCTCTGTACACCAGACACTCATGTGGAG GTCGGACCTGGAGCTGCAGTTTAAGTGCTACCACCACGAAGACCGTCAGATGAACACGAACTGGCCGGCATCTGTCCAAGTCAGCGTCAACGCCACGCCGCTCACAATCGAGCGGGGAGACAACAAGACCTCCCACAAACCCCTGCACTTGAAACATGTATGCCAGCCTGGAAGGAACACGATCCAGATCACAGTCACTGCCTGCTGCTGT tcgCACTTGTTTGTGCTACAACTGGTCCATCGGCCCTCAGTTCGCTCTGTCCTCCAAGGCTTACTGAAGAAGAGGCTTCTGCCTGCAGAGCACTGCATCACCAAAGGTATTCACATTCATTTTGCACCCTTATGTCCTCATTGCTCTGTACTTGTTTACTCACTGCATGCCACTGTAGCTCATGGCCACTAG
- the LOC113028548 gene encoding zinc finger CCHC domain-containing protein 24-like: protein MMSAVETGVYQPAQLLSWVYMSLQDTPSSAFDGFKVESDSSPLDVSTSKRSAADLSSNYLNNFFHLSSESLNNNFYKRTSPYGSLNNIVDGLSSLADHFSDLSLSPETRKPSKRPPPNYLCHLCFNKGHYIKDCPQVRHTVTLYIKQLHNMWLI, encoded by the exons ATGATGTCTGCCGTAGAGACTGGTGTGTACCAGCCCGCGCAGCTTCTCAGCTGGGTCTACATGTCCTTACAAGACACGCCGAGTAGCGCTTTTGACGGCTTCAAAGTCGAGTCGGACTCCTCTCCTCTGGACGTGAGCACCTCCAAGCGCAGCGCAGCTGATCTGAGCTCCAACTATCTCAACAACTTCTTCCATCTGAGCAGTGAG AGCTTGAACAATAATTTCTACAAGAGGACTTCACCTTATGGATCTCTCAACAATATTGTGGATGGCCTGAGCTCACTGGCAGACCATTTCTCAGACCTTTCCCTGTCTCCTGAGACACGGAAGCCCAGCAAAAGGCCGCCACCCAACTACCTATGCCACCTTTGTTTCAACAAAGGACACTACATCAAAGACTGCCCTCAGGTGAGACACACAGTGACACTTTACATCAAACAGCTGCACAATATGTGGCTCATTTGA